The sequence below is a genomic window from Felis catus isolate Fca126 chromosome A2, F.catus_Fca126_mat1.0, whole genome shotgun sequence.
CCCTGCCCCCCTGCGCCCGGCGTCCGGCTCTGGACAGACGTCACCTCCTGGAGGAACGGAGCCCCGCGCTTGGCCAGGCCGGAGGTGATCTGTCCGCGGCGGCCGACTTAAAAGTCCCCGAAGGCAGGCTGCTACCCCGAGCTCCCGTGACTGCCGTCGGGCTGGCGTCCTTCTCCTCCGCAGGTCAGTGGTCAGCGTGAGCTGCCTGAGCTCCGCCTCCCTCTCCCCGGGGCTCCTCTCCCCGGCCCGGGCTGTGCTCCATCCGTGGGCTCCTCTCCCCGGGCCCGGGCTCTCGTCCGGCTCCAGCCAGGCCGGCCGCCCTGGGTGCGCTTCCCTGGGGGGTGTTGGAGGCGTGGGGCTCACGTGGTGCCGCCGCCGTCTCTCGGGACCCTGCTTTCTCGAGGGCCCCGGGACCGCCCCACGTGCCGAGCGCTCGGAAGCAGAGGGACGGGCGGCGGGGGGTAGGTGCCAGGCGGCTGTCCAACCTGTCCCTTGCCCAGGCAGCCCCCCAGGCCGGAGGGCCGCCTGCCCACTCCTCCTACGGGCAAGAAACGCCGTGTCTTGTTCTGAGTGTGTTTTCTTTGGCTCCAAGCGGAGTGCTGCCTTCCTTGCCCTTCTGGAAATTTCCCCCTGCAAACTATAGTAAAGTCTTAAGACCAAAACCCGGAAAACCCCAACAAACCCTCCACTCGGTAACCCACGGGAAGCAGGGAGAACCTTCTCCATCCTGGCGCTGACAGGACGGCAGACGGGTGTCCCTGTTGGGGAGGGAGGCCGCGGTGGGGTCAGGGGGTGGAAGTCAGGAGGGCGGGATGGAATGAGTGACAAGGGGCAAGCCGAGGGCCCCACATCCAGCCCCGGGACACTCACTGTGGGGCCACCCTCTCTGAGCTGCCTTAGGCCCCAGCTCTGACCCGTCCCAGTTCCAGGGCCCAGTGCTCAGCAGGACCTTTCCCCAAAAAGCTGTGCTGACTGCCCGCGGGGATGCCGGGCCCCAGGAgtcctggggggggtgggggggggcagggcaggggcacaaTGGGCCCGCTGAACCCTCCCACGGTTCCGGTTCTCCTGAAATTGGATGGACACGGCTGCAGAAAGCCTCAGCCTCTCTCGCGGCCAGCCGGTGGTGCACAAAGCGGGCTGTCGTCCCACGTTTTCTGCTGTCCCTGCCTGTTGTCTGCTGTCCCCAGGGCCACTGTGGAAATCGGGGGCCGAGAGCCCTTCCAGCCAGGCAGGCTCTCTTTGTCCCTGTTTTGTGTGTCGTTTTGGGGAGACAATAGGGGACACTTTCCTTTCCACCCTCCGGACAAGGCCTGGTAACAGCTCTCTGCCGACGGCGGTCACGGTCGCACCCTCTTGCGTCTGGGTACTTGAGGGCTCTCTAGGGAGAAGGGGGGCCAGCTCCCGGCCTTGCAGCCGCTCCTTCCCCCTGCGGGCTCTGCGGGGACTGGCTGTCCCGCCCAGCAGAATCCTGAACCGTGACCAGTGTCTATTTCCCCTTGGGGTCACGGGGTCTCCCTCGATGGCAAGCGTCTGCAGACGCCGTAGCCGTTAACCGGCCGCGAGAGCAGCTGGACGCAGGAGATGGCCTCGGGCCGAGGGGCGCGAGGTGGAAACCCTGGCAAATACCTGAGAGCCGCAGCCTGGGCTGGCCGGACCGGCGTCGGGTGGGATACGGGCCCTGAACCCACAGCCCGGCAGCCCAGCTCAGGGCCATCTCCGTGGAGCTGCCTGAGGCAACACTGTGGAGAATGCAGCATTCAGCCGACTGGAAGAAAAGAGGGCAGACACGTCTTGGGGGACCGTCCAGGGCAAAGACTCACGGGCGGCAGGAAGCCAGAGCGAGTATCTTACCTGCAAAAGAAAAAGTCAGTCGGTTCTGGAAACTACCAGGGTCAGCCCATTTCCCAACCCGGGCTCGTGTGGGGCGGCCGCGCTCTGCTCCTCGCCTCTGCAGCCCACCCTCCCTCTCACGGGTCCGACTCTGACACTGGGGGTCCGCTGCCCCGTGGCCCCCAGAGGGCCGGGCTGCGCTCCTCTGCCTCAGGGGCGGTCCTGTTTCATCCGAccagggacggggcggggggagggggcaggaggacaGATGCCGGTTGCGTGGGCCCTGCTTGCAAACAGGACAGGTTTCTGTGCTAAGAGGGGGTGGCAGAGCCTGGAAGGCGCCGTGCGCACACCCGGGGTGGTCCCTGTTGGCCATGAAGTCCTGGGTGGCGGTGTCGTGGccccctgcctggacctcagatcGCTCCACCTGGAGGGCATCTTCCAGCCTGGCTAAACAGGGCTTTGTGAGGGCGGCTGGTGTCCCCGATCCTGTGGAATGCCCTGGCTCCTCGGACAAATTCCCCCTctaggtttatttttttgagagagagagagggagagcgagcgagtgtACACGCGTGctcggggaaggggcagagaggagacaaaCTCCCCCTCTAACATCGTCCctgaagtcttttttaaaatcaaggtGAAATTTCCGTAACATAATCATTTTAAAGCGAACAATTTAGTGACGTCTCGTACATCTGAAAGGTTGTGCCACCaccacctctatctagttccaaaacattccatcaccccaaaaggagaGCCCGGCcgcattagcagtcactccccctccccagcccttggtGCCCAAGAACCCACTTTCTGCTCGTGTGGACTGGCCTGTCACGACATCTCACATCAGCGAAATCACTTTGCGTAAGGAGGTCCCAAATACCGCACGGCACATACTTACGCTAAAagttatctgttttttttttttttttttaatttttttttttaacgtttatttatttttgggacagaaagagacagagcatgaacgggggaggggcagagagagagggagacacagaatcggaaacaggctccaggctccgagccatcagcccagagcctgacgcggggctcgaactcacggaccgcgagatcgtgacctggctgaagtcggacgcttaaccgactgcgccacccaggcgccccaaaagttatCTGTTTTTATCTCAAACGTTCTGCTGGTCGTCCTGGATTCTTACTCTACACCCAGCCGCCCATCTGGACGGGGCTGGTGGCTGCCACTCTCCTAGAGCAGGGCCCCTGCTCACCTTTGGGACGCTCCCAGCACGCGTCTGTGCCACaagcagccccacccccaccccagggcccggTCTCAGCTGTGGAGACTGGGGGCCGttcctgttgggggggggggtcacttcTGCTCTCCCGGAGTTTATCTGAAAAGCCGAGGGCGTGAGCCTTGGCCAGCCCCGTTCTCTGTGCACctgcgagggggtgggggggacacggCTCCTGAAGGCCCTGGCCTGTGGAAGTCTGGCCGCCGGCTGCGGCgggagccacccagctgccatGGCGGGCACAGGTCTGGACACACGGCTCATCCCGTGCTGACGAAGCTTCTGCGCACGGCCGGGAAGAACCAGGCTCCTGGCCCACCCAGGGCTGACCCAGGTACGCAAAAGGCAGCAGAGAAACCTGCTTCTCGAATCAAACGCTGAGTGAAACACATCATTTGCCTGGAGGTGAAAACGTCAATAGTCTCAAAGCCACAGTGGGTGACGAGGGAGACGGATGTCCGTGTGCTGCCCGGGGCCTGGGATGTGTCACCGCTGCCCGTGGCACCGagggaccctccccccccccacgtccCAGTACAGGCCTGGAGCCACCACCCCAACGTCCAGGCTCGCGGCCTCTGGTCGCTGCGAAGGTGGAGGGCAGCGAGAGGCAGGTGGTTTCTGGCTCCAGGGGACTGGCTGTGCAGTATAAGCCCTCAGCTCTGTGACCCGGCGTGTCCCAAAGCgacccccaggagcccccagggccCCACAGGGCTCACTGCTTCCCAGGCCGAGGAACGCTGTGCTTTGAAGGCGTTTTCTGATCTTTAATCATCATTGCTCTTATCACTAGGCTTTAATCTTTGGGACAGTCTCGGACTCACAGAAAACCTGTGGGGACGGCACAGAGCCCCTGGTCACACCCAGGCCCCTCGAGGGTTCGGCTTCTCTGCCACCGCTGACGGCCGGCCGGGGTGCTGTGTTACTGCTCAGAGGCCCTCAGTCTCCCTGcggcccctctctgccccaggaCCTGTTGGGATCCCCCACGACGTCTCCACAGGCCCCTCCGGCTGAGACCTTGTTTTTACGCTGAGGACGGCTTGGAGGAGAGCCGGTCAGTGATTTCACGGGATGCCCCCTACTGAGGTTTGTCCGGTGCTGCTCTCACGGTCGGGCCGGGTCGTGGGTTTGGGAGGAAGATCAACATACCACACAAATCAAGCGTCCGTGAAGAATTCTTCGAATTACAAAATTCTTGAATGATGGAGGTTTCTTAGAGAACGAAACTCAGAGAAGAGAATATACCCACTgaatcacacacacacgtacatacggAACGCGTGCGTACGTAGGTTTGCATACGCgcgttttaaaagtaaaacatccacttaaaaaaattaagaccgTATCACAGCACTGTTTTCTCAGAAACAtctttatggagatataattcacattctGTACAGGTCGCCCGGTTAGAATGTACAATCCAGTGATTTTTGAAATACCGTACCGTTAATTGTTTCAACACGGTGGTAGAATACACGTAACACAGAATTGCCATTTGAACCACCGTCCGGTGTGCGCTTCGGGGGCGTTCATTACAGTCCCGGTGTCCCTCGGCACCCGGCCCGGTCCCGCGGCCGGTCTCTCGGGGCAGCTACCAGCCACGCAGCAGATAGCTGAcaatgtggtttttgtttttaatttgccagAGAGGGTAAAGATGTCGGGTCTCCCGAGCTCATCAGCCACCTGTAATTCCTTCCTTACCGATCTTCCGATAATCTTTCTGGAACGGTCCCTTGTTTCTCGGCCTGACGGGGCTCTCCGGAACACGGTTCATCAGCCTTTTCCGGCAAAATCCTACAGACGTGTTTCCAGACTGGGGAGCAGCACGCACGTGTCCGTCGCTGCCCCTCTGTGCAACCGGGGCCCCGCTCCCTGTCCCTGGGAAGTAGGTCAGGGTCTCAGTTCCTGGTCTACTCCCAAGGAATGTGAGCTGCTAAGACGGTAAAAACAACTGGAAACCACTGGACAAAAAAAAGCACGATCGGTTTCACATCGGTGCGAGAGGGGGCGGGCACTACGGGAGCCGCCCGGCGACTCCGGGGCACCCACCCAGGCCCGCACTCACGGCTTCTTCCTTGAAAGCCGCCTGCCACTTCCACGGTGGCTCCCTGGTCCCCCGACTCGGCTACCAGCAGAGTGGGCTTTCTACAGGCAGGTTTTGTCTCTTGGCTGTTTAGAACAGGCTGCCATCGAAGCATGGGGTCCTCTGACGGGGAGTGAGCTCAGGGGGTGATTCCTAAGCCTGGTGTCTCTCGACTCCTCATCTGTGTGGTTCCCTAGCAGAGAAGCCTTTTCAGTTTTCCACACAAGCCATCATAAACTCGGTGGCTTAAAATCATAGACATTGATTCTCTGACGGTCCCGGAGCCATTAGTCCCAACACCCGGGCGTGGGCAGGGCTGGATTCCCTCGGGACCCCAGGGAGCCCCGTCTCCTCCCTTTCCCGGCTCCCGGAGGCGCCGCGTCCTGGGCCGGTGGCCCCTCCTCATCCTCGTGGCCAGCGGCTCGGGGTCGGGGTctgcccatctctctgcctccctcttcgtGAGGACCTCGTGAGGACGCCGGGCCCCCCGGGCACCCGGGGTCACCTCACCCCCACTTCGGGGCCTTGACTTGCTCCCACCTGCAAAGTCCTTCTGCCGTGTGAGGCGGCACGTCCCAGGCCCTGACGCCAGGATGGGGGGCGTCTCTGGGACTGTGTTCTAAGCCCACTCAGCGAAATGGGagcattctcttttcctctgggctctcagcacagatcTCACGTGCCCAAGACAAGCTGTATACACAAGTTTGAATGAGCCGGTGGCCAGGAGGGCCCGGGGAAGGCTTGGAGTGGCCGGGGGCAGATACAGAGAACCCCTCCGGCCCTAGGCCTCCTCCAGGGGCCCACACAGAGGCCTGGGTTGCCTCAGAGGTGGGGGCCTGGCTCGGTCTCAGACACCACAGATGAGGCATCGTGAGAACGGATCGGCAGCAAAGCCACTCCTGGACCCAGGCCAcgcaggctcccaggctctggaAAACCTGCCGATAGAAAAGCTACATCCACGTGTGCCCGAGTGGGGGGACCAGGCAGCCGCTGCGGAGGTGCCGAGCGGCCGTTTAAGGAGGAAGCCGTGAGCACAGGGTTAGGGCCGGTGATTGAGGACCCCTGGGCTCAGCACTCTCCCCTCTCTTGGTCCCGTGTGTGCGTTTCGGGCCCTTCGGGGGCTACCAGGTCACTGGGCTGCCCTCGCCTCGCTGCCGGCCGGCTGAAGACAGAAGCAGGCTTCTGAGGGGTGAGAATCTGTCACCGCTGCACACAAAGCCAGCGGCAGAGGCACCCGGAAGGAGGGCCAAGCTCCCGGCAGGCGCCCTCAAACCGCACAGTGGAAGGCGAGGGCCGGTCACCTAGACCCGGGATGCGAGGATGGGCACCGGAACGCCTGTCCGGCCAACGGGAAGGAGTGGGCAGGGCATCCAGCAAGCGGCGTGGAGATCCTGAGATGCCCACATCCCACGCGTGAGAAATCACGTGGGCACACAGAGCTGCGAGGAAAGCGGGGCCTCCAGCCATGCGCCccgggagaagggaagagaacgCCTGGGGACACGGCAGCCTGCGTTGGTATGaactgtgtgtgtatttgtgtccTTAGAGTCTGGGTCTTGTTATGGGTTGTGCTGTGTCCCCCCCCCAGATCCGTATGTCGAAGTCCTGACCCTCAGACCTCAGAAGGGGACCTTATTTGGGAATAGGGTTGTTGCAGGTATAGCTAGTTGGGGTGAGGTCAcgctggagtagggtgggccctaaagCAATGACTGGCGTCCTTCTAAAAAGGGGACGTTGGGACTCACTAGCAGGGAGAAGCCCCGCGACGATGGGGCCGAGAGGGGGTGATGCTTCTACAGGCCAAGGGACGCCAAGATTGCAGTGATCCGCCCAGTGATGCTGGGAGAGCCTGAGGCAGATTCTCTGTCAGCAGGAACAGCCCTGTgacaccttcatcttggacttgtGGCTCCAGAGCCGGGACAGAATAAATGAGCGCCATTTGGGCCGCCTGGTCAGTGGTGCTTCATTACAGCTGCCCCAGGTAACCAACACAGGTAtctatttttatgaataataagTTACTCGtagggggcctgggtggaggggcgcctgggtggctcagtcggttaagcgtccgacttcagctcaggtcatgagctcacagcttgtgggttcgagccccgcatcgggctctgtgccgacagctcggagcctggagcccgcttcggatcctgtgtctccctctctctctgcccctaacccactcacatcctgtctctctctctctctcaaaaatatagaaacattaaac
It includes:
- the LOC111557559 gene encoding uncharacterized protein LOC111557559, which translates into the protein MEKVLPASRGLPSGGFVGVFRVLVLRLYYSLQGEISRRARKAALRLEPKKTHSEQDTAFLARRRSGQAALRPGGLPGQGTGWTAAWHLPPAARPSASERSARGAVPGPSRKQGPERRRRHHVSPTPPTPPREAHPGRPAWLEPDESPGPGRGAHGWSTARAGERSPGEREAELRQLTLTTDLRRRRTPARRQSRELGVAACLRGLLSRPPRTDHLRPGQARGSVPPGGDVCPEPDAGRRGAGLRRQTTAQRRGQDRATCRIPGAVETTARQTLDDMMLRAVPTPRSHDSGDTGPL